ttatattattatatcggtgtgatatgggaattcttactgggctgtaaagctcacaccctttcatctttctttttcttctcaaagttacagaatgtttatgattggctatggcttggatttacgaatgagcagatggatagatagagtatcatagtacctgatcagaggattgaaaaaatttaatttataattatgtaaaTTTTACTAGTTAttgttaaaattaaatattatggatgttgagattgtaatgaaatatttttggccttgcatattctttagggcttactctaaggagtgtgcgaccATCACGTATCTGACCCGGGTATTGGGTTCGAGGCGTGACAATTTTTCTGTAATTTTATAatcttaatgaaatattaatGGAAGTATTCTCCCATCTTTATTCTCAGAAAAATCATAAACAGTACTTTCTCTTCTTGGTTAAAGCATGTGCACACCCAATTTTTGTGATGGTTTAGGTGACAGTATTGTGAGCTTCTCTTATGAGCTCTCAAGTGGATATCCATCTCTTCCGAGCTCTCAAGTGGAGATTCATTCGTGCATGTGCGCTGACAAAATAGACCAAGTTCAAAACCACTTGCAAGCTAGACTAAGGTCTATCCAAGTCAATGCCATGCTCCTGCTCAAATCGACAGGCAATAAAGCGAGCTTTGTAACACTCAATTGAGCCATCAAATCAAGTTATGATCATATAAAAACACTTGCAAGTTATGGAAATATTGTTAGTGGGAAGAGGAACAACATTCCCAAGTGCCTCTATGCTTAAAAGCATCAAGCATTTCAGACTTTCGTGCATGCCACTCCGAGATATCAGCCACCTCTTTAAATGTCCTAGACTCCTGGTAAGAGTGAATAGTAGCAAACTATGGATTCTTCATCAAATGCCGATGCAAGATCTCTCATGACCTCATCttcattttctttaaaatttatttctcaGCATGCCAAGCAAGTCCATCGACAGCTCCACAGAATTGATGCTTCAccctctagtcatgcatcttaacaCTCTATAGTTCTAAAGGTATATATTTTACTTGGATCTTGGACTCTAATGCATCCTTTCATTTGATGACGCATCCTTCTTTTCTTGGTTTTGATTCACCTCTTCCTATATAGCCTCATACTGTCATGCCCCAAACTCAGCATCCAGATGAGGcacatgatggccgcacactccttaggacgagattctaaagaatatgcaagacctaCCTTtacatttaaaaatattatatcaaatcaTACTTAGGCAGTAGTAGTAAACATAAATTCCTaattttattgattcaaataaaatatagttcatcaatgtctcatcataattaataccaatatttatttaaaaataaactatGCATATATCCTTTAGGATCCTATGCTCCTGATTGCTCAGTCATAAGCCCCAtataatcttctagatctaaaataaaaaaaaatcgaaaagagGGAGTGAGATTTATAGGCTCAGTAAGTTACTAATATCTTTGAGAGATTAactataagtaatttttaaaatataataatttaacaataataagtaacaatataattttttttcaaagcatGCCATGCATGTCAGTAAAATCCAAAAATTTTCTCTTAATCTTTGGTGACTATGGCCATCATTAGCCTCTTGATAAGGCCTAAAAGAGACTAgcctcaaaaaataaatatgcgaTATATCAATGTGTGCCAGCAACTAGCCCCTACTAGCTATGCTCCGATCCACATGATCATGATTAGTCTCATTACAGGATAAAGAAACTAATTCTGAAATATAGACATAAGATACATTAACATGTGCCAGTAATTAGCTTCGACTGGCTAGGTTCGAAGAACTAGCTCTATCAGTGATTAATCTCGACTAGTTAGGTCTGAAAGAAATTAGTTTCTGACATGTGATTAATGATTGGTCTCATTGGCTAAATCTAAATCATAATCAATCagagagtttttctcataatttcatcataaccaaataatcaaatttatttcGCAATAAtatcaaatcaagtttttcacatCTCATTTTcagaaataaaaagataatttttattcaaaattcatgCAAGGATAAAAATGAATAATCTTGTTTTAACAAATGATGCAATATTAAAACAAAGAAATCATCTTATTTCAAATTTGTAATCATGCTAAAATGATACCATGCTTGATCTAATATTTTCAATTACTTTTCATGCATAAATACATAGTTTCAAACTTttatagtttttaaatattttaatattttttatatataaaatctaatttttaaatatataaatatgtatgaaAAAATTTGGAGATGAAAGATACTGTCAGTCGAATCCAAAAATCTCAATCTTTAAAACAAGGCTTGATCCTTAGATTCTGCTCCTTTCGATGTAGATCAAAATCTTTGATTAGATCTATTTCattgatcaattaaaaattagactaATTAGGCTCGACCTGATCAATTAGTAAAGCTATAAAGGAAAGAGCAATCAAGATCCAATCTATTTGATCAAACTCAACCAATATGGATGGAGTGATACTTAATCTAGATCCGTTGGACTTTTGGACTGGATTTGCTTGATTTAGGTCCAAATTAGGGGTCTAGATCTAGGCGGTCTAAGTTGGTCATTAAAAgatcaatttagatttaatcaaatcaggtcTTGGCTaagtttcctctctctctctccctctttctctctctttctctctctcttcctctctcgctttctctttctcactttctctttctttcttatttttctttctctatttctatctctctttctttctttcttagctGAGCCCAAGATCTCTTGAGGGCTTCCTAAGGGACAATAAGAGGGTGGGGGTCAGCTGTGATGTAGCTAGAGCGTCTAGCGATGGTGGCATGACGACGTCTAGAGGCAGTGGTCTGGCCGATGGTGATAGGAgatctgaaagaaaaaaagaaaagggttaCTCCCTACGGTGCCAAGGTGATGATACTGAGGgccgaaaagaaaaggaagaaaaataggCTTATTGGAGATGGTGGTGGCAGCGTGGTTTGGTCGGTGGGATAGAATTTGGTGGATCTCACACTCAAAGGCTCTCCTAAATAGAGCTatgtctctcaccaacactctttttctctggaggcagttttaccaactgcggatgactgagggatagagcatgcaggagcatctcagccacttccagaagatcctcaccgacctcctcagcgttgacgagaacgttgaggagaagaccaaggcgctggttttgctggcatcgcttcccccttcgtacgagtccttggtgactgctcttctagtggggaagagcactatcaagatggacgaggtcaccgtggcgatactccagaacgaggttctcaggagggagaacccagcttcgagctcaggtggtggtagctcagctttggtggcttctggaggagcaggaggtggtagacggagcaacaggagatcacaacgagggcggtccaagtccaggagggacttgagcaaaaccaggtgttaccggtgtgaggagttggggcatctagccagagattgccctcaacttaaaaatcagacggtggctgctgtagcgacggccggcagcgattcagatggagatgtcctggagatatctgatgaggtatctacttcttcccagcagtggatattagattctgcatgcccctatcatgtatgttgcagagaggagcagtttgactccctggagaatagtgagggcactgtatatctgccggatggatcgagctatgcgatcagaggtattgggacggtcagctggaggacacatgacaatgcagtgaggagattgggggaggtccgatacatacccgatttcaggcggaatcttatctcacttagcagactgaattcgagaggctataggacggtagctggtggaggaatcctgagggtgctacgcggtgataggattgtgctggaggagaagaaggagagcagaggatattattacctggcaagGAGCCCAGtatgaggtggagcttcgggagccaggtggagctcagagcgaggtggagctccaggaggtggatcgggcacgagacaggaggtGAATCCTTCTATTTCTGAAGATAGAAACCGCTATTATGTTACATTCATTGATGATTATTCTTGCTTTACATGAGTTTATTATATGTAGTCTCACTCTCTACTATGCTAAATTTATAAAAAGTTTCCCACATAGGCTAATGACTTTCACATGGCCATAGGTGAACAGTGGAAAATGAATATGTGAAACTCAAATCCAAAAAACTAGAGAGCCGAAGATAGAGTGTGCAGCCATCAAAGTTTGATAATGTCAAAATCTCGAAGCAGTAGTATAAGTGCACCCATCAAAGTATGATGTTGTCAAAATCTCAAAGCAGTAGTATGAGACTTAGTCTTGAAGCTCATTTCAGAGATGGGAGGGAAGCTTGTTTTGGAGATGCATGAATGATCGATGAATATTCTCTGATACTGTGTTGTAGGATTAAGCCAAGAGAATGGTTGGCGAAGAACTCTCATTCTATCTTGGAATTGTATCAGGAGAGAACCACATATACATGGGGATCACAATAATCATGATGTAAGCTTAGCACCAAGGTTACGTGCATATAATATACACTATATACAATACGTAGTAGTCTaacatgtatgtacatatgtatataaaaaTAGAGGGGTTGACAAGGATCCAGTGTATGGGTTTCTACTCAAATTGTGGAGTGGTTATGATTCAAGGATAGGGATCTAACATCAATGATCTGAACCACTGGATGCGACTTCGTATCTTTAAACTGCTTACATATCAAAATCGTAGTATTTGGAGAGACTAGCCGCATCAAGTGGTTAAAAATACATATACCattctaattatttaaaataattttttgagtgtAAACAATCTATATTGTAGAATTAATTATAGTGCATTGTCAGATACCAGGTGGTTAACTGAAAGCCCAACTGATCAAAGATTTAGATTAAAAACCTAAAGGCTAAGCAGTGTCAAAATTGTCAATAATTTAAGAGAAATCACAGAAAACCTTAAACACAGATCGAGCAACTAAAATGAATGGACAAGCAGCGTTTACATCTTCAGACGATATTTCTTCAGCGTTTACATCTTCGTCCTCATGGCGTGACCACAAGGAGTGATCATGATTCCTAAAGAACTGAGTGCTAGCTTTGTTGGTATGTTTTGAGGTGAAGAAGTGCATGTTGAAGCTTTTGAAGTTGATGAGACAACTAAAACGAGCAGTCCCAGCCAATTCATTACAACGAGAAGTCCATCCTGATCTCTATGCCAGAAGCAAGACAAATattaactgataaaagtatttctCTTTACTAATAAAATATAGCAAACTTATTTTGGTTCAAACAAATATATGGAAAAAAAGGACAATGATTTCTTATCCAAACCAAACAATacaaaaaaatcaatccttagctcAAACAAATATGTGAAAACAAAAGGACAATGTTTGCCTATTCAaaccatacaatacaaaaaatgccAATCCAAGTATCAGATATCAAGTAGTTCTCATGCAGTTGCCCAGTTGCTGGTGTCCATCTAGAATTGGGCCTGGAGCCAATCTACAGTCTTCTTATCCAACTGAAAGGCCTTGGCAAGAACATCATCAGAGATGGGTGGCTTCGCTCCAAAGACTGCATTGGGTACGAGGATCACACCGGGGTTCTGGCTGCTCAGACCAGAAAGGGCAACAGCATTGGTCTTCCCATAGTTGAATTGGAAGTGGATGAGACCTTGAGGAAATACGAACACATCACCCTTGTTAAGGACCTTAGTGAAGAGCTGGTTGTTGGGGTTGGATGTTACGAAGCCGACATAGAGTGTGCCTTCCAACACCGTAAGGATCTCAGTAGCCCGTGGATGGGTGTGAGGAGGGATGAGACCGTTGGGTGCAAAGTCTAGACGAGCTAGTGAGATGCCAAGGGTGTTGAGCCCGGGAATTTGGTTCACAGCGATTAGAGTCACATTAGACCCAGGTTTGTTTCCTGTGTCACCGGCCTTGTCAAGTCCAGAGAAGAAGAAATCTTCGGCTTTGGCCTGCTTCGGGTCCTTACAGACAAACCCATTTACAAACACTGCAACAATTATAAAAACGATTAGTACTTGGAGAATGCATAAAACCATacgttatgcatgcataattacaAATGTCACAACTCATAAAATTAATGGTTGATGAGCAGGAGTACCATCTGAGTTAAGATCAGCGACGCAGAAGTCTTGGAGTTGGCTAGGATCAGAAGCAATGGCATGAGATGAAGCCAGAGTAAGGAGAGCAAGGAAGAGGAAATGGGCAGCCATCTATTATCTCTTTCTAGCTAGCAGGAGAATAGCCAAGGGATATGGAACAAGGTGTCATGGGAGGAGTTGATATATATAGGGGGAGATTGGGAATAGGCCTTTTGCAAGGCTTGATTTAGTCATGCGACtttataaaaaagaagaaaatcaaaccATGCTGTGTAAATTGCGTGCCATGGTTTTCTATTGACAAGGTAAAAGTTTGAAGAAGTCTCGCTGATGACAGTGGGTAGAAAATTATGACGGAGTGGTTCACACAAGGGAGAAGGAAAGGTTGCAGCGTCGAGTTAACCATCCACACATGGATCCTGGTTTCTTTTATTCTATATTATTATGTATAATTTCTGATCCCGTCTTCTTTCAACAAAGATACTTTGGAGTTGTTGGAGAATACATTGACGAGACCTTTTGTGCCATACAACCGCATTTTTTCCAAAGCAATAATGATGTGACGAcacctcatcttttttttttttgtggtatcCGACACCtcatctttttgattttctcaacgaCACCTTgctttttacatgaaaaattttgAGCGTACGTTTAATTCAAAAACACAACGGTGAGTTAACTAGAGTGCAACCCATGTTACggcaatacaaaaaaaaaaaaacaaaaacaaaaacaaaaacaaaaacaaaaacaaaaacaaaaataaaaataaaaataaaaataaaaaataaaaaataaaaaatgaaaaactaGAGTGCAATCCAACCGAATCAAATTGAGAAGTTGAAAATTTAGGCTCAACTTAATTTAAATATTCGGACTTTAAACTCATTCAAGATCGATCGGATGTTAATATTTCAAACTtcgattttataaaaaatagataaaattagaaattgattcgaCTCGACTCGATTCGATTCGAATATCAACCAAGTTATATTCAaacttgaaatcaaattttacctattaataatatattaggatttgatgcttcAAGATTCGGTCCAccttgagcccacagcgagatccTCGACGAAC
The sequence above is a segment of the Elaeis guineensis isolate ETL-2024a chromosome 7, EG11, whole genome shotgun sequence genome. Coding sequences within it:
- the LOC140859180 gene encoding putative germin-like protein 2-1, encoding MAAHFLFLALLTLASSHAIASDPSQLQDFCVADLNSDVFVNGFVCKDPKQAKAEDFFFSGLDKAGDTGNKPGSNVTLIAVNQIPGLNTLGISLARLDFAPNGLIPPHTHPRATEILTVLEGTLYVGFVTSNPNNQLFTKVLNKGDVFVFPQGLIHFQFNYGKTNAVALSGLSSQNPGVILVPNAVFGAKPPISDDVLAKAFQLDKKTVDWLQAQF